The segment CCTGGGCTCCAACCTGCTGCTGGTCGTCCCGGGCGAGATCTCCTTCGGCAGCTCGCCGACCTCGTCCCGGCTGACGCTGGCCGACGTCGACGACATCGGCCGGCTGGCCGGCGGCCCGCAGCGGGTGGCCGCGACCGTGACCAGCGGCGAGACGTTGCGGGCGGGCGACGCGGAGATCTTCGCGACCGTGCAGGGGGTGACCGAGACGGTGCCGGAGGTGTTCGTCCGGCCGCTCGCCCGGGGCGACTTCCTCAGCCGCTCCGACGTGGACACCCGGCGGCGGGTGGTGGTGCTGGGCTCGTCCGCCGCCGATCAGCTGTTCCCGGGCCAGGACGCGGTCGGCCGGCAGCTCACGGTGGCCGGCGTCCGGTTCCGGGTGATCGGGGTGACCGCGAAGACCGGGGCGGGCGCGCTGGCCGGGGCCGATCCGGACCTCACCGTCTACATCCCGATCACCGCGGCCCAGCGGCTGCTCGGCACCGACCGGGTGGACGGCATCGCGGTCAAGGCGCCGGACCGGGACACGATCAACGATCTCGGCAACTCGATCGTGGCCGAGCTGGAGAAGCGCTACCCGGGGGAGAAGTTCTCCGCGGTCACCCAGGAGCAGATCCTCGGCGTGGTCGGCCGGATCCTCAGCCTGCTCACGCTGGTGCTGGCCGCGATCGCCGGGATCAGCCTGCTCGTCGGCGGCGTCGGGATCACCAACATCATGCTGGTCAGCGTGCGGGAACGGACCCGCGAGATCGGCCTGCGCAAGGCCGTCGGGGCCCGGCAGCGGGACGTGCTGACGCAGTTCCTGCTGGAGGCCGTGCTGCTGACCACCCTCGGCGGCGTCATCGGGATCGTCATCGGGGTGGGCGTGGCGCTGATCGTCGGTCAGCTCACGCCGCTGCCGACGGCGGTGGCCTGGTGGTCGGTCGCGCTCGCGTTCGGCGTGTCGGCGGCCGTCGGCGTGTTCTTCGGCGTGGCGCCCGCGCGACGCGCGGGACGGCTCGATCCGGTCGTCGCGCTCCGCAGCGAATAGACCCCGGGAATCGCACCCGTCACAGGAGTACCGCTACGCTCCACTCAGCACGTGCGTGTCCGTCGTCGCCGGAGGGGAAGCCGGCGCCGCGACACGTGCCGAGGTCTGGTGAACCATGTCGTCTACGCAACCGCCCGACGCATCGCTGTCACAGGTCAGGTTCCTGACCGTGGCCGAGGTGGCCGCGCTCATGCGTGTGTCGAAGATGACCGTCTATCGCCTGGTGCACTCCGGCGAGCTGGCTGCCGTTCAGGTCGGCCGGTCGTACCGGGTGCCGGAGAAGGCCGTCCACGACTACCTGCGGGATGCCTACATCGAGGCCGGCTGAGGCCTGGGCCCCGCTGTCCCGTAGGCTGCGGGTATGGGTTCGGTCATCAAGAAGCGCCGCAAGCGCATGGCGAAGAAGAAGCACCGCAAGCTGCTGAAGCGCACGCGGGTCCAGCGCCGCAACAAGAAGTAGGCGGGCTGGCACATGACCGACCCGACAACGCCGTCGGTTCGCTCTGACTGGGTCACGTTCCTGTCCGATTACGGTCTCGACGACCACCTGGTCGGGGTGTGCAAGGGCGTCATCGCGCGGATCGCTCCGCATGTGCGGATCATCGACGTCTGCCACCAGGTGCCGGCGCAGGACGTCCCGCTCGGCGGCGAGATGCTCGCCGAGGCTTGGACGTACCTGCCGGTGGGGGTGCATCTCGCGCTGGTCGACCCGTTCACGGCGACCCACTCGCGCGGGGTCGCCGTGCGCTGCCAGGACGGCAACGTGGTGGTCGCCCCGGACAACGGGCTGGCCTCCCGGGCCTGGGACGTCGCCGGCGGCATCGCCGAGGCGTACGAGCTGGCCGAGCCGGCGCTCTGGAGCAGGACCCCG is part of the Mycobacteriales bacterium genome and harbors:
- a CDS encoding helix-turn-helix domain-containing protein — encoded protein: MSSTQPPDASLSQVRFLTVAEVAALMRVSKMTVYRLVHSGELAAVQVGRSYRVPEKAVHDYLRDAYIEAG
- a CDS encoding AURKAIP1/COX24 domain-containing protein, with amino-acid sequence MGSVIKKRRKRMAKKKHRKLLKRTRVQRRNKK
- a CDS encoding ABC transporter permease, coding for MRLGEAWRVAVTALRANRLRSLLTMLGVIIGVAAVVMLVAIGTGAKQYVEGQVEGLGSNLLLVVPGEISFGSSPTSSRLTLADVDDIGRLAGGPQRVAATVTSGETLRAGDAEIFATVQGVTETVPEVFVRPLARGDFLSRSDVDTRRRVVVLGSSAADQLFPGQDAVGRQLTVAGVRFRVIGVTAKTGAGALAGADPDLTVYIPITAAQRLLGTDRVDGIAVKAPDRDTINDLGNSIVAELEKRYPGEKFSAVTQEQILGVVGRILSLLTLVLAAIAGISLLVGGVGITNIMLVSVRERTREIGLRKAVGARQRDVLTQFLLEAVLLTTLGGVIGIVIGVGVALIVGQLTPLPTAVAWWSVALAFGVSAAVGVFFGVAPARRAGRLDPVVALRSE